Proteins encoded together in one Aminipila butyrica window:
- a CDS encoding sigma-54 interaction domain-containing protein: MNAKQYEKVIQELANIIDEGIHIVNADGKSIIYNQAMANLEKTNREDVIGKPFRAVFSHIPEGESTLLRALRQAEPTSSKQQTYLNRYGKEVTTVNTTIPILDDSGVVVAALEIAKDITNFKALSNTVLELQREAIPEHKVAGPKIRKYSFKDIIGQNRRLKHQMDIADRASKTDAAVFIYGETGTGKELMAQSIHFNSSRSNKPFLAQNCAALPESLLEGILFGTARGGFTGAVDRAGLFEQANGGTLLLDEISAMPYELQSKLLRVLQEDYIRRVGGSRDIPIDVRIIATVNETPEKLINNGLLRKDLYYRLNIVNISIPPLRERKDDIPILVEHFLEKHNHRFQKQVWMLSDGALQKLEGYPYPGNVRELENLIMSAVSLSDKEHVLTEKYLQLPQEVAMADVESAYDPEAMSIDQYLAALEINIIKEKMVDFSGNISKTAEVLGIKRQTLQHKIKKYQI, encoded by the coding sequence ATGAACGCGAAGCAATATGAAAAAGTCATACAGGAACTGGCCAACATCATTGATGAGGGTATTCACATTGTTAATGCTGACGGAAAGAGTATCATCTACAATCAGGCTATGGCCAACTTGGAGAAGACGAACCGGGAAGATGTAATTGGCAAGCCCTTTCGGGCGGTATTTTCTCATATTCCAGAAGGGGAAAGTACCTTGTTGCGTGCGCTGAGGCAGGCAGAGCCTACCAGCAGTAAACAGCAGACCTATCTGAACCGATATGGTAAAGAAGTCACCACCGTAAACACCACCATTCCTATTTTAGACGATTCCGGTGTCGTGGTGGCTGCGCTGGAGATTGCCAAGGATATTACAAACTTCAAAGCCTTGTCCAATACGGTCTTGGAGCTTCAGCGAGAAGCTATTCCGGAGCATAAGGTGGCCGGGCCTAAGATTCGTAAATATAGCTTTAAAGATATTATTGGCCAGAACCGAAGGCTGAAACACCAGATGGATATTGCTGATAGAGCGTCTAAGACTGATGCCGCCGTCTTTATTTACGGAGAGACTGGAACCGGAAAAGAGCTTATGGCTCAGAGCATTCACTTCAACAGCAGCCGGAGCAATAAGCCCTTCTTGGCCCAAAACTGTGCGGCCTTGCCAGAAAGCCTGCTGGAAGGGATTCTCTTTGGTACTGCCAGGGGAGGCTTTACAGGGGCCGTAGATCGAGCGGGTCTCTTTGAACAGGCCAATGGGGGGACCTTACTGCTAGATGAAATCAGTGCTATGCCCTATGAGCTTCAGAGCAAGCTGCTGCGCGTGCTGCAAGAAGATTATATCCGACGGGTAGGGGGCAGCCGGGATATTCCCATTGACGTGCGCATCATCGCCACGGTCAACGAAACCCCGGAAAAACTCATCAATAACGGACTTCTGCGAAAGGACTTGTACTATCGGTTAAATATTGTCAATATCAGCATTCCGCCCTTGCGGGAGAGGAAGGACGATATTCCGATTCTGGTGGAGCATTTTCTGGAAAAGCACAATCATCGCTTTCAAAAACAGGTGTGGATGCTGTCTGACGGAGCCCTGCAAAAGCTGGAAGGCTATCCCTATCCCGGCAACGTGCGGGAGTTGGAAAACCTCATTATGTCGGCAGTTTCTTTGTCTGACAAAGAACATGTGCTGACAGAAAAATACCTCCAGTTACCCCAGGAGGTGGCCATGGCTGATGTAGAATCAGCTTATGACCCAGAGGCAATGAGTATTGATCAATACCTGGCAGCCTTGGAGATTAATATTATTAAGGAAAAGATGGTAGACTTTAGTGGGAATATTTCTAAGACCGCAGAGGTGCTGGGCATAAAAAGACAGACTCTCCAGCATAAGATAAAAAAATACCAGATATAA
- the ortB gene encoding 2-amino-4-oxopentanoate thiolase subunit OrtB: MTLAKDYDSVMGRSNDIMKKALGLDYEEFESGSIAFDYEKLMKSTGYTLDEVTKIQSRTGVGNTPLLELRNLTALARKYAKPGFGARIFAKDEAANASGSFKDRRAACAVAHAKKLGYKGVIAATSGNYGAAVASQAAMQGLECVIVQECFDSRGVGQPEIIEKARKCEALGAEVVQLTVGPELFYSFLSILEDRGYFNASLYSPFGIAGVETLGYEIAIQCREVLGKDPDMIVCTNAGGGMITGTARGLIKAGAKDTQLVAASINLTGLHMASDKQFNMKSCTTGHTGFGVPYATDPDHSDVPRSAARPLRYMDRYVTVSQGEVMYMTEALANLEGIERGPAGNTSLAAAFSLAQDLPEDAILVVSETEYTGAGKHVQPQLDFARDNGVEVRFGDPKEEVPGVSVVLPKDPSFFKYVEADIQHFRKSLIKKACKGHDLKNISDADIEFLVQETKTDTEFVKNVIASL; the protein is encoded by the coding sequence ATGACATTAGCAAAAGATTACGATTCCGTTATGGGAAGATCCAACGACATCATGAAAAAAGCTCTCGGCCTGGATTATGAAGAATTTGAATCGGGTTCCATTGCATTTGATTATGAAAAGTTGATGAAGTCCACAGGTTATACCTTGGATGAAGTAACTAAAATACAGAGCCGCACTGGTGTAGGCAATACACCGCTGCTAGAGCTCAGAAACTTGACTGCTCTGGCAAGAAAATATGCAAAGCCAGGATTTGGCGCAAGAATTTTTGCAAAAGACGAAGCAGCCAATGCATCTGGAAGCTTTAAGGACAGAAGAGCTGCTTGTGCAGTAGCACACGCAAAGAAGTTAGGATATAAAGGCGTTATTGCCGCTACTTCTGGAAACTACGGTGCAGCCGTTGCATCTCAGGCCGCCATGCAGGGCTTGGAATGCGTTATCGTTCAGGAGTGTTTTGACTCCAGAGGGGTTGGCCAGCCGGAAATCATTGAAAAAGCGAGAAAATGCGAAGCATTAGGCGCAGAAGTAGTACAGCTGACCGTTGGACCGGAGCTGTTCTATTCCTTCCTGTCCATCTTAGAGGATAGAGGTTATTTCAATGCGTCCTTGTACTCTCCGTTCGGCATTGCTGGCGTAGAGACTTTGGGCTATGAAATTGCTATCCAGTGTCGTGAAGTACTGGGTAAGGACCCAGATATGATCGTTTGCACCAACGCAGGCGGTGGTATGATTACGGGAACAGCTCGGGGATTAATAAAGGCTGGCGCCAAAGACACCCAATTGGTAGCAGCATCTATTAACCTGACTGGTCTGCACATGGCTTCCGATAAGCAGTTCAACATGAAATCCTGTACAACAGGTCACACTGGTTTCGGCGTACCATACGCTACGGATCCAGATCATTCCGATGTGCCTAGAAGTGCGGCAAGACCTCTTCGGTACATGGATCGTTATGTTACTGTATCTCAGGGTGAGGTTATGTACATGACAGAAGCGCTGGCAAACCTGGAAGGCATCGAGAGAGGCCCGGCAGGAAATACCTCTTTGGCAGCAGCTTTCTCCCTGGCTCAGGATCTTCCAGAAGATGCTATTCTGGTTGTCAGCGAGACAGAGTATACTGGAGCTGGTAAGCATGTACAGCCACAGCTGGATTTTGCCAGAGATAATGGCGTAGAAGTACGGTTTGGTGATCCAAAGGAAGAAGTACCAGGCGTAAGCGTTGTACTGCCAAAGGATCCAAGCTTCTTTAAATATGTGGAGGCAGACATTCAACATTTCAGAAAATCTTTGATCAAGAAGGCCTGCAAGGGACATGATCTAAAGAACATATCCGATGCAGACATTGAGTTCCTTGTACAGGAAACAAAGACCGACACTGAATTTGTTAAGAACGTTATTGCCAGTCTATAA
- the ord gene encoding 2,4-diaminopentanoate dehydrogenase — protein MENVKVILWGLGAMGGGIGKMITKKKGIDIVGAIDIGAKLGKSLYEVVPGIERGDREDVIVGTAEDVIQPGSADIVIVCTDSFTSKVYDKLVYVMERGMNVITSAEEMAFPQAQEPELSVKLDEIAKKNNVTVLGTGINPGLIMDLLVILWTGACETVDHIVSRRVNSLSPFGPAVMEEQGIGMEVEEFNKRKAEGTMAGHVGFAESVGMITTALGWKLDKFEQDMEPIVTDVDRKSPYGFAKAGQVAGVAMKGWGYIDGEKKIEMDHPQQIEPEQVGVHTGDYVEIKGIPPVNMVNTPEIEGGIGTMAMILNTIPHVINARPGLKTMIDIPVPRAIMGDLRDQIDEECKIVK, from the coding sequence ATGGAAAATGTAAAAGTAATTCTCTGGGGTCTTGGAGCTATGGGCGGCGGCATCGGCAAGATGATCACCAAGAAAAAGGGTATCGACATTGTCGGCGCTATCGACATCGGCGCTAAGCTGGGCAAAAGCTTATATGAAGTGGTTCCAGGCATCGAAAGAGGCGACAGAGAAGATGTTATCGTGGGTACAGCTGAAGACGTAATCCAGCCAGGTTCTGCTGATATCGTTATTGTATGCACAGACTCTTTTACAAGCAAAGTATATGACAAGCTGGTATACGTTATGGAGAGAGGCATGAATGTTATCACTTCCGCAGAAGAGATGGCTTTCCCTCAGGCTCAGGAACCTGAACTGTCTGTAAAGTTAGACGAAATCGCTAAGAAGAACAATGTAACAGTTCTGGGAACAGGTATCAACCCTGGTCTGATTATGGACCTGTTGGTAATCTTATGGACTGGTGCTTGCGAAACTGTTGATCACATCGTTTCCAGAAGAGTAAACAGCTTATCTCCGTTTGGACCTGCTGTAATGGAAGAACAGGGTATCGGCATGGAAGTAGAAGAATTCAACAAGAGAAAGGCTGAGGGAACTATGGCTGGACACGTTGGATTTGCTGAATCCGTTGGCATGATTACCACTGCATTAGGTTGGAAGCTGGATAAATTCGAGCAGGATATGGAACCAATCGTAACAGATGTAGACAGAAAGTCTCCATATGGATTTGCTAAGGCTGGACAGGTTGCCGGCGTAGCTATGAAGGGTTGGGGTTACATCGATGGCGAAAAGAAGATTGAGATGGATCACCCACAGCAGATTGAGCCAGAACAGGTTGGCGTACACACTGGTGACTATGTAGAAATCAAGGGTATCCCACCAGTAAACATGGTGAACACTCCTGAGATCGAAGGTGGTATCGGAACCATGGCAATGATCTTGAACACCATTCCACACGTAATCAACGCAAGACCAGGCTTAAAGACCATGATTGATATTCCAGTGCCTAGAGCTATCATGGGCGACCTGAGAGATCAGATTGACGAAGAATGCAAAATTGTAAAATAA
- a CDS encoding GlmL-related ornithine degradation protein, with translation MKVDILVAEIGSTTTVVNAFNGIQTDNPVFWAQGQAPTSVLDGDVRIGLQGAIDDLCKKMNIDSLEYDEMLATSSAAGGLKMTVHGLVYDMTAKAAKEAALGAGGIIHYITAGKLRRTDLAKIKDINPNLILIAGGVDYGERDTALDNAEMIRSMGLKTPIIYAGNCENQEEMKLIFDQESGMKLYNVENVYPKIDDLNVEPCRRVIQDAFEEHITNAPGMEHVRDMVNGPIIPTPGAVMECTKLLYECLGDLIVLDVGGATTDLHSVATESDQVARIMISPEPKAKRTVEGDLGVYVNRMKVIESIGEEKLREECVKMGIDLDKTLESYVAIPKNEDEIKLVERLTKEAVLRAVERHAGKIRYVYGPTGRSSVAEGKDLTQVQYIIGTGGALTRLPHRVEIMQEIAKHNETGMLLFPGEHTKILVDNEYIMASLGVLSTRFPQAAIRLLEKSLDFKFPEKKEQSYQSKYIDELNRVSEEARQKEEEYRKHIEESEAMGYDMSAYKNPEPIGGAHKNQDGSPVKRVEPEEDQEKKAIQKGEGLQGKWAAQDMGDCSHECPRCTRTHCDDRKDS, from the coding sequence ATGAAGGTTGATATTTTAGTAGCTGAAATAGGCTCTACCACCACGGTGGTAAATGCCTTTAATGGCATACAGACAGATAATCCGGTATTTTGGGCACAGGGACAGGCGCCGACTTCTGTTTTGGATGGAGATGTGCGCATTGGTTTGCAAGGCGCTATTGACGATCTGTGCAAGAAGATGAATATAGACAGCCTGGAATATGATGAAATGCTGGCCACTTCATCGGCGGCGGGCGGCTTGAAAATGACCGTGCATGGGCTGGTTTACGATATGACGGCTAAAGCAGCCAAAGAAGCAGCCTTGGGAGCGGGAGGCATCATCCATTACATTACTGCGGGAAAGCTTCGCAGGACGGATCTGGCAAAGATAAAAGACATTAATCCTAATTTGATTCTCATAGCAGGCGGCGTAGACTACGGTGAAAGGGACACAGCCTTGGATAATGCGGAGATGATCCGATCCATGGGGCTGAAAACGCCGATAATCTATGCAGGAAACTGTGAAAATCAGGAAGAGATGAAGCTGATTTTTGACCAGGAAAGCGGTATGAAGCTTTATAATGTGGAAAACGTCTACCCGAAGATTGATGATCTAAATGTAGAACCATGCAGGAGAGTCATTCAAGATGCCTTTGAGGAGCATATTACAAATGCTCCAGGTATGGAGCACGTGCGGGATATGGTCAACGGACCGATTATCCCTACGCCAGGTGCTGTCATGGAGTGTACCAAGCTGCTGTACGAATGTCTGGGAGATTTGATTGTGCTGGACGTAGGCGGAGCTACTACCGACCTTCATTCTGTAGCTACAGAATCGGACCAGGTGGCCCGTATTATGATTTCACCGGAGCCAAAGGCTAAACGAACGGTGGAAGGCGACCTGGGTGTCTATGTAAACCGCATGAAAGTCATCGAATCCATCGGTGAGGAAAAGTTGCGGGAAGAGTGTGTAAAGATGGGCATCGATTTGGATAAAACTTTAGAGTCCTATGTAGCCATTCCGAAGAACGAAGATGAGATTAAGCTGGTGGAGCGACTCACGAAGGAGGCTGTCTTGCGGGCGGTAGAACGTCATGCGGGAAAAATTCGCTACGTCTACGGACCGACGGGCAGAAGCTCTGTAGCAGAGGGAAAAGACTTGACTCAGGTTCAGTACATTATTGGCACCGGGGGTGCTTTAACTAGGCTGCCTCATCGAGTGGAGATCATGCAGGAGATTGCCAAGCATAACGAGACGGGTATGTTACTGTTCCCAGGTGAGCATACGAAGATCTTGGTAGATAACGAGTATATCATGGCATCTCTAGGGGTTTTGTCTACCAGATTCCCGCAAGCGGCTATTCGTCTGCTGGAAAAGAGCTTAGACTTTAAATTCCCAGAGAAGAAGGAGCAATCCTATCAGAGCAAGTACATTGATGAGCTTAACCGGGTCAGCGAAGAAGCCAGACAAAAAGAAGAAGAGTACCGGAAGCATATCGAGGAAAGTGAAGCCATGGGTTATGACATGAGCGCCTATAAGAATCCAGAACCCATCGGAGGGGCCCACAAGAATCAGGATGGCTCTCCCGTGAA
- the ortA gene encoding 2-amino-4-oxopentanoate thiolase subunit OrtA: protein MVKKGEWVRIHSTVLEAAERTAKLPEDTQACPLEMWTKGFLEADAEIGDEVTIKTASNRLEKGTLIEVNPYWPHSYGKFIPELVQIDKQLRDIMGGGER, encoded by the coding sequence ATGGTTAAAAAAGGCGAATGGGTGCGAATCCACTCAACTGTGCTGGAAGCTGCTGAAAGAACAGCAAAGCTCCCAGAAGACACACAGGCTTGCCCTCTGGAAATGTGGACAAAAGGATTTTTAGAGGCAGATGCAGAGATCGGCGATGAAGTGACCATCAAGACGGCATCTAACCGTTTGGAAAAGGGCACATTAATAGAAGTAAATCCGTACTGGCCTCACAGCTACGGCAAATTTATTCCTGAGCTGGTTCAAATTGATAAGCAGTTGAGAGACATCATGGGCGGAGGTGAGAGATAA
- a CDS encoding ArsR/SmtB family transcription factor, giving the protein MRLRKDADYMQEEEIVLVAQVSDALAHPARIKIYQFIMQCNKERLPVCNKDVVAAFDYSQATISQHIKKLVQAELVQTQSKDKYSYYYANIGVLMKYLSATKKFSTFQA; this is encoded by the coding sequence ATGCGACTAAGAAAAGATGCGGATTATATGCAGGAAGAAGAAATCGTGCTGGTCGCTCAGGTTTCTGACGCTCTGGCCCACCCGGCCAGAATTAAGATTTACCAGTTTATCATGCAGTGCAATAAGGAGCGCTTGCCGGTCTGCAACAAAGACGTGGTAGCCGCCTTCGATTATTCCCAGGCCACCATCTCCCAGCACATAAAAAAGCTTGTACAAGCTGAACTGGTACAAACTCAGAGCAAAGACAAATATTCCTATTATTATGCCAATATCGGAGTGCTGATGAAGTACCTGAGTGCCACTAAAAAATTCAGTACGTTTCAGGCATAA
- the oraE gene encoding D-ornithine 4,5-aminomutase subunit OraE, which produces MTELKRNEKLDVESILKDLDKYEPKRRGWHWRTPAPGIKMGPFEYKDCSEPLKNSVGLPPAKFFEDIDPQPLPVITTEIASGRFEDDIRRMRMAAWHGADHIMVIRHMGQSHIDGLMEGTPQGIGGVPITRKQVRAQRKALDIIEEEVGRPINYHSYVSGVAGPDVAVMFAEEGINGAHQDPQYNILYRDINCVRSFVDACESKKIMAWAGMLQIDGAHNANATAREAWKVMPELIVQHAINSLFSEKVGISPDLISLSTVPPTATPAPAVYMDLPYAVALRDICGRYKMRAQQNTKYICSSAREATVTHVLNMLISKLTSADIQSTITPDEGRNVPWHIYNIEACDNAKQTLIGLDGLMDMVELKNDGPLREIARDLKERACLFMEEIIEVGGYFQAVQEGFFVDSAKYPAKNGDGIARKIEGGIGYGFIFERAEDYMAPVTAHFGYNNVTQYGGNPEDPAALIGGCTFEDRSKIVYIDELDEDDTVNVRLAKVKKYRDGEALKPEVEWCGDGTILLTMCIPANVRVAEAAALEIGRKMGLENPEVISKEILQEAEGTRIEMKGRVGFDIDPSILVLPPEPHYLSDAVLYKEFSDHPMKVVCGTVGEDEHSVGLREIINIKHGGIEKWGIEVEYLGTSVPVEKLVDAAVELNADAILASTIISHDNVHYKNMKRINELAIEKGIRDKVIIAAGGTQVVPEEARKTGIDEGFGRDSHGVDVATFLAEEAMRRRGDL; this is translated from the coding sequence ATGACAGAATTGAAGCGTAATGAAAAATTAGATGTTGAAAGCATCTTGAAAGACCTAGATAAGTACGAGCCAAAAAGAAGAGGCTGGCACTGGAGAACACCTGCTCCTGGCATTAAGATGGGTCCTTTTGAATATAAGGATTGCTCTGAGCCGTTGAAGAACAGCGTTGGTCTTCCTCCTGCTAAATTCTTTGAAGATATCGATCCACAGCCGCTGCCGGTTATCACTACAGAAATCGCTTCTGGAAGATTTGAAGATGACATCAGAAGAATGAGAATGGCCGCATGGCACGGTGCAGACCATATCATGGTTATCCGTCATATGGGTCAGTCTCACATCGACGGACTGATGGAAGGTACTCCACAGGGTATCGGTGGTGTTCCTATTACTAGAAAGCAAGTAAGAGCACAGCGAAAGGCTCTGGATATCATCGAAGAAGAAGTAGGCCGTCCAATTAACTACCATTCCTATGTATCTGGCGTAGCTGGTCCAGACGTAGCGGTTATGTTTGCGGAAGAAGGCATCAACGGTGCTCACCAGGATCCGCAGTACAACATTTTATACAGAGACATCAACTGTGTTCGGTCCTTTGTAGATGCTTGCGAATCCAAGAAGATTATGGCTTGGGCTGGCATGCTCCAGATTGACGGTGCGCACAATGCTAACGCAACAGCTAGAGAAGCGTGGAAGGTAATGCCGGAGCTGATCGTACAGCACGCCATTAACTCCCTGTTCTCCGAAAAGGTAGGCATTAGCCCTGATTTAATCAGCTTGTCCACCGTACCGCCGACAGCTACACCGGCACCGGCTGTATACATGGACCTGCCGTATGCAGTTGCTCTGAGAGACATCTGCGGCAGATATAAGATGAGAGCACAGCAGAACACGAAATACATCTGCTCCTCCGCAAGAGAAGCTACTGTTACTCATGTGCTTAACATGCTGATCTCCAAGCTGACCAGTGCAGACATTCAGTCCACTATCACACCAGACGAAGGAAGAAACGTTCCTTGGCACATCTACAACATTGAAGCCTGCGACAACGCAAAGCAGACTCTGATCGGCTTAGATGGTTTAATGGATATGGTAGAGCTGAAGAACGATGGTCCATTGAGAGAAATCGCGAGAGACTTAAAAGAAAGAGCTTGCCTGTTCATGGAAGAAATCATCGAAGTAGGTGGATACTTCCAGGCTGTACAGGAAGGATTCTTCGTAGACTCTGCTAAGTACCCAGCTAAAAACGGCGACGGTATTGCCAGAAAGATCGAAGGCGGTATCGGCTATGGCTTTATCTTCGAGCGTGCAGAAGACTATATGGCTCCTGTAACTGCTCACTTCGGTTATAACAACGTAACCCAGTATGGCGGAAATCCAGAAGATCCGGCTGCGCTTATTGGCGGCTGTACTTTTGAAGACAGAAGCAAAATCGTATACATCGATGAACTGGATGAAGACGATACTGTAAACGTACGTCTTGCCAAAGTGAAGAAGTATCGTGACGGCGAAGCCCTTAAGCCAGAAGTCGAGTGGTGTGGAGACGGAACAATCCTGCTGACCATGTGCATTCCTGCCAATGTAAGAGTAGCAGAAGCTGCTGCTTTGGAAATCGGCAGAAAGATGGGGCTGGAAAATCCAGAAGTAATCAGTAAGGAAATTCTACAGGAAGCAGAAGGTACAAGAATCGAAATGAAGGGCCGTGTTGGCTTCGATATCGATCCTTCTATCCTGGTACTGCCTCCAGAACCGCATTATTTGAGCGATGCTGTTTTATACAAGGAGTTCAGCGATCACCCAATGAAGGTGGTTTGCGGTACAGTAGGTGAAGATGAACACTCTGTAGGCCTTCGTGAGATTATTAACATTAAGCATGGCGGTATTGAGAAGTGGGGCATCGAGGTAGAATACCTTGGAACTTCCGTTCCGGTAGAAAAGCTGGTAGACGCAGCAGTAGAGCTGAATGCAGACGCCATCCTGGCTTCCACCATCATTTCTCACGACAACGTGCACTACAAGAATATGAAGAGAATCAATGAACTGGCTATCGAAAAAGGCATTCGCGATAAGGTTATCATCGCTGCCGGCGGTACGCAGGTAGTTCCTGAGGAAGCTCGGAAGACAGGCATTGATGAAGGTTTCGGCAGAGACTCTCACGGTGTCGATGTGGCTACCTTCTTAGCAGAAGAAGCTATGAGACGCAGAGGCGATCTGTAA
- a CDS encoding TetR/AcrR family transcriptional regulator, with product MANKSIRRARMIHYFVDTATAIIQEEGISNITLRKVADRTGYNSATLYNYFKNLDHLVFLAALKCMEPYTTSLFQQLQSVDSSLEKNLKVWELFCLHSFKNPQIYEAIFFASFDQEDNSTYLAEYYSLFPPDTKDNDSTLSSMLAQPDIYQRNHILLQECVDEGFFNQEDVPAIDEITIFIYKGLLSKVLSNQEAFSPSEYTQTAMNYIRHCYKGFLCPEKTGFL from the coding sequence ATGGCCAACAAATCTATCCGGCGAGCCCGGATGATTCACTACTTTGTAGATACCGCCACCGCGATTATTCAGGAGGAAGGCATCTCCAACATCACCCTTCGGAAGGTTGCTGACCGAACAGGGTATAACAGCGCCACGCTGTACAATTACTTTAAAAATCTGGATCACCTGGTCTTCCTAGCAGCATTAAAGTGTATGGAACCGTATACTACCAGCTTGTTCCAGCAATTACAGTCGGTGGATTCCTCTCTTGAAAAAAATCTGAAGGTCTGGGAGCTCTTTTGCCTCCATTCTTTTAAAAACCCACAAATATATGAAGCAATTTTTTTTGCCAGCTTTGATCAGGAGGACAACTCCACGTATCTGGCAGAGTACTACAGCCTCTTCCCACCCGATACCAAAGACAACGACAGCACCCTGTCCAGCATGTTAGCCCAGCCGGATATCTACCAGCGAAACCATATCCTCTTGCAGGAATGTGTTGACGAAGGCTTTTTCAATCAGGAAGATGTGCCCGCTATTGATGAGATCACTATATTCATATATAAAGGCCTCTTATCCAAGGTCCTGTCAAACCAGGAGGCTTTCTCGCCGTCAGAATATACTCAGACGGCCATGAACTACATCCGTCACTGTTACAAAGGCTTTTTATGCCCGGAAAAAACCGGCTTTCTCTAA
- a CDS encoding MFS transporter: protein MEHLNETRSVSWKKYASVFLLTFSWIVYLIPYLATDFYNQFLEAYNLTDGELGKVITFFGLTATPGYFIGGWFADRFNAKKLVIASCLSTAAVAIAISMVHSYNLLIVLYLIMGFTSAGLHWSAHLKVIRSLGSDEEQGRLYGTADTAYGIFTILMTYGVLALLTTMLATYGVGFRGAIIIYAVMAIVIGIAVLFVVPFDPKKDVGEEETIKLAHLGQVLKMPITYYLGLFTLGFYLIRCIIPYVNPHLTASFGISVTFATGFTMTARTGVKMISGPIGGSFRDKIGKSTPVVLVGAIGAIIFSLIMAFMPLGKSMAIPFMAIVVLVVFFSGMTSPMLYTPVSEAKIPLKYTGTILGVASAIGYSADIWLYSLCGGWLDKFGDSAYSYIYLMMAFGGVLMVVMGLLLKTCYPKGSAAK from the coding sequence ATGGAACACTTGAATGAAACCAGGAGCGTGAGCTGGAAAAAATACGCATCTGTATTTTTACTGACCTTTTCGTGGATTGTATATCTAATCCCGTATTTGGCCACGGACTTTTACAATCAATTTTTAGAAGCATATAACTTGACAGATGGCGAGTTAGGGAAAGTAATCACCTTTTTTGGGCTTACGGCTACCCCCGGCTATTTTATCGGAGGGTGGTTTGCAGACCGGTTTAATGCCAAGAAGCTGGTCATAGCATCTTGCCTTTCCACAGCAGCTGTGGCCATTGCCATCTCTATGGTTCACTCCTATAACCTATTGATTGTGCTGTATCTGATCATGGGCTTTACCTCTGCCGGCCTGCACTGGTCAGCGCACTTAAAAGTTATCCGTTCTCTAGGCAGCGATGAGGAACAAGGCCGTCTGTACGGTACTGCTGATACGGCATATGGAATTTTTACTATTTTAATGACGTATGGCGTGCTGGCTTTGCTGACAACCATGTTAGCTACATACGGCGTAGGCTTCCGCGGTGCCATCATTATTTATGCCGTTATGGCTATTGTTATTGGCATAGCCGTCCTGTTTGTTGTTCCTTTCGATCCGAAAAAAGATGTTGGTGAAGAGGAGACTATTAAACTGGCACATTTGGGACAGGTATTGAAAATGCCAATCACCTATTACTTAGGCCTGTTTACCTTAGGGTTTTACTTAATCCGTTGTATCATCCCGTATGTGAACCCACATTTGACCGCATCCTTCGGTATCTCTGTTACCTTTGCTACTGGATTTACGATGACAGCTAGAACCGGTGTAAAGATGATATCTGGACCGATTGGAGGCTCTTTCCGAGATAAGATTGGCAAGTCTACACCAGTAGTCTTGGTGGGTGCCATCGGTGCTATCATCTTTTCCTTGATTATGGCTTTTATGCCGCTGGGCAAGTCCATGGCGATACCATTCATGGCCATCGTGGTATTGGTGGTGTTTTTCTCAGGGATGACTTCTCCAATGTTGTATACACCTGTTTCAGAAGCCAAGATTCCTCTCAAGTATACGGGAACGATTCTAGGAGTGGCTTCGGCTATCGGATATTCTGCTGATATTTGGCTTTATAGCTTGTGCGGCGGTTGGTTGGACAAGTTTGGTGACAGTGCTTATTCTTATATCTACCTGATGATGGCCTTTGGCGGCGTATTGATGGTAGTCATGGGCTTGCTTCTGAAAACGTGTTATCCAAAAGGCAGCGCCGCTAAATAG
- a CDS encoding ornithine aminomutase subunit alpha gives MKTGMRREDDFQERRKHIANLTDEELYNKFWELTEKVVDPLLELGRKNTTPSVERAVLLRMGISSLDTQKIVEGCMDRGLMGHGTGHVVYKLSKEKGISIREASVKLAQGECWDDAVALFK, from the coding sequence ATGAAAACAGGAATGAGAAGAGAAGACGACTTTCAGGAAAGACGCAAGCACATTGCTAATCTCACCGACGAAGAGCTATATAATAAATTCTGGGAATTAACAGAGAAGGTAGTAGATCCACTATTGGAACTGGGCAGAAAGAATACAACTCCTTCTGTTGAAAGAGCTGTACTTTTAAGAATGGGCATCTCCTCACTTGACACGCAGAAGATCGTGGAAGGCTGCATGGACAGAGGTCTCATGGGACACGGCACCGGCCACGTGGTATATAAGTTATCCAAGGAAAAAGGCATTTCCATCCGGGAAGCTAGTGTAAAACTGGCTCAGGGCGAGTGCTGGGATGACGCTGTAGCGTTGTTTAAATAA